In Bythopirellula goksoeyrii, a single window of DNA contains:
- a CDS encoding GntG family PLP-dependent aldolase produces MEIINIRSDTQTLPSAGMLDAILHAQLGDDTYGEDPTVKEFEKLAAEMVGMEAALLVLSGNMGNLTALMAHGNPGDEVILDPDSHIFYYEVGGLANIAGLMPMPVPSHQGMIDPEELAGKIRKPNLHYPECRLLCLENTHNRSGGRVVPLQLHNELCQVAREHGLAVHLDGARIFNAAAAAGVRASDFTENVDSIQVCLTKGLGCPLGSFVAGSKEFIGKVDRARKRLGGGMRQAGVIAAAGIYALQNNVERLREDHQRARRLAEMINGLPGLSVDMETVESNMVYIDHSESGMSTSELTSRLKESGVIVSTRPPHHIRMCTNLHHDDGTIEEVVDRVKKVLCKEEVLA; encoded by the coding sequence ATGGAAATCATTAACATACGTAGCGACACTCAGACTCTTCCTTCCGCGGGCATGCTCGACGCGATTCTTCATGCACAGCTAGGAGATGATACTTATGGTGAAGATCCCACCGTGAAGGAGTTTGAAAAGCTTGCCGCTGAGATGGTAGGCATGGAAGCAGCTTTATTAGTTCTTAGTGGCAATATGGGAAACCTGACAGCGCTAATGGCTCATGGCAACCCAGGCGACGAAGTTATATTGGACCCAGATTCCCATATTTTCTACTACGAAGTGGGAGGGTTAGCTAATATTGCTGGACTAATGCCGATGCCCGTTCCCAGCCACCAAGGCATGATCGATCCTGAGGAACTTGCGGGAAAGATTCGCAAACCAAATCTGCATTATCCCGAGTGCCGTCTACTTTGTCTTGAGAATACTCACAATCGGAGTGGTGGCCGCGTTGTCCCATTGCAATTACACAATGAACTCTGCCAAGTAGCGAGGGAACATGGATTGGCAGTCCATCTTGATGGTGCTCGCATTTTCAATGCAGCAGCCGCTGCAGGAGTGCGCGCTTCAGACTTCACCGAGAACGTCGATTCAATTCAAGTCTGCTTGACTAAGGGCCTTGGATGTCCACTGGGTTCTTTCGTCGCAGGCAGCAAGGAATTCATTGGCAAAGTAGATCGAGCGCGCAAACGCTTAGGCGGAGGAATGCGACAAGCAGGAGTAATTGCCGCTGCAGGCATCTATGCTCTTCAAAACAACGTCGAGCGTCTCCGAGAAGATCATCAACGTGCTAGGCGTTTGGCTGAAATGATCAATGGGTTACCTGGTCTATCCGTCGACATGGAAACAGTCGAATCCAACATGGTTTATATCGACCACAGCGAATCAGGAATGTCGACAAGCGAATTGACTAGTCGTCTCAAAGAATCGGGAGTAATTGTCAGTACACGCCCACCTCATCATATTCGAATGTGCACCAATCTTCACCATGACGATGGCACAATCGAAGAGGTCGTCGATCGTGTTAAGAAGGTACTGTGTAAAGAGGAGGTATTGGCATGA
- a CDS encoding phosphotransferase enzyme family protein, producing MISTKSSQLDESQLAFLDRFELGMIQKERVLSGGMFSRPVLLTCDTGEFLLRTHRFRASEEAFRFQAESIAAATTRGVPCSSVVQTLDGSWSTPLPGGIGVFALHKYVPGEVVDWITWHQRCEKDPGFLVSLGKQVARLHNSLAQARPGGDPDLLDDLPPIRLNRVNLLYKNWQKSMDEIRKSRTSLESESASRFLLNESAVDEQWKRLVASLKKHDIQSVSTQIVHGDISPVNLVLDESSVCNFIDWDCVHFGHRIYDALGDVLNRCPSGHPDFNRFRVDHVASYLSGYSEVIEIPLTQQEKDLVPTCCLARQLEDLRQRMQLVRSLDSAQDQEYSELIGLRIEMMEQIELN from the coding sequence ATGATTAGTACGAAGTCCTCACAACTCGATGAGAGCCAGCTCGCATTTCTGGATCGCTTTGAGCTGGGCATGATCCAGAAAGAGCGGGTCCTGAGTGGAGGAATGTTTTCGCGACCGGTGTTGCTGACTTGCGATACAGGTGAGTTTTTATTGCGAACGCATAGATTTCGCGCTAGTGAGGAGGCATTTCGGTTTCAGGCGGAATCGATTGCTGCTGCTACCACTCGTGGAGTACCGTGCTCATCAGTAGTTCAAACTTTGGATGGAAGCTGGAGCACTCCCTTACCTGGTGGAATTGGGGTTTTCGCGCTGCATAAATACGTTCCAGGAGAAGTTGTTGATTGGATTACTTGGCATCAGAGGTGTGAGAAAGATCCTGGGTTCCTTGTAAGTCTTGGAAAGCAAGTAGCTAGGCTACACAATTCTCTTGCACAGGCACGGCCCGGAGGGGACCCTGACTTACTGGACGATCTTCCCCCCATTCGATTGAATCGGGTCAATCTTCTTTACAAGAATTGGCAAAAATCGATGGACGAGATTCGAAAGTCACGAACCTCTTTAGAGAGTGAGTCGGCCTCCAGGTTCTTGTTGAATGAGAGTGCAGTTGATGAGCAGTGGAAGCGATTGGTGGCCTCACTGAAGAAACATGATATCCAATCTGTTTCAACGCAGATTGTTCATGGAGACATTTCGCCAGTGAATCTGGTTTTGGATGAGTCAAGTGTTTGTAACTTTATAGATTGGGATTGTGTTCACTTTGGACATAGGATCTATGATGCACTTGGAGATGTACTAAATCGCTGTCCCTCAGGTCACCCAGATTTTAATCGCTTCCGTGTTGACCATGTGGCCAGCTACCTTTCTGGATATTCTGAAGTGATAGAGATACCACTCACTCAGCAAGAGAAAGACTTAGTGCCGACATGCTGCCTAGCGCGCCAACTTGAAGATCTGCGGCAACGCATGCAGTTAGTCAGGAGCCTGGATTCTGCACAGGACCAGGAATACAGTGAATTAATTGGCCTGCGGATCGAGATGATGGAGCAAATCGAACTTAACTGA
- a CDS encoding DUF3830 family protein, with product MNQPAALLFTFFEEQAAARANLLWEVAPKTCSEVCNVLPSVGKSHHGIYSGSECVQILETLIRVDPENATSSVSKGQVGFTWMAAGSVYGVEEDFAEICWFYDIDAEPRMWGGPFEVNIFAEFSSDADDFFAVCRRMRREGVKPLRIEKVDD from the coding sequence ATGAACCAGCCTGCAGCACTCCTGTTTACCTTTTTCGAAGAACAAGCCGCTGCGCGTGCCAACCTCTTGTGGGAAGTAGCACCGAAGACTTGCTCTGAGGTTTGCAATGTACTGCCCTCTGTAGGAAAGTCACACCATGGCATCTACTCCGGGAGCGAATGTGTACAGATTTTGGAAACTTTGATACGTGTTGATCCCGAAAATGCTACTTCGTCTGTTTCCAAGGGCCAAGTCGGGTTCACTTGGATGGCAGCTGGCTCAGTGTATGGTGTTGAAGAGGATTTCGCGGAGATCTGTTGGTTTTACGACATCGATGCAGAACCACGCATGTGGGGCGGCCCTTTTGAAGTAAACATATTTGCCGAGTTCTCATCTGATGCCGATGACTTTTTTGCGGTTTGTCGGCGCATGCGCCGTGAAGGTGTAAAGCCTTTGCGAATTGAGAAGGTTGATGATTAG
- a CDS encoding DUF1559 family PulG-like putative transporter, with amino-acid sequence MRYSTRKRSVKAFTLVELLVVIAIIGVLVGLLLPAVQAARESARRSQCANNLKQIGLAFQNHHSAMKRFPNGWKENNINPSRDRFPFASWGLLVLPYMEQQVLYDQFDLEKKITDGTPGGVVENIDLVGIPLEVYRCPSDYSPPYEEWEGQGNYFPDIPALAVSNYVGSGTTCPPCLFGQYEKGQTSPFQCPNGPTGVLYRNSETSVGDILDGTSNTFLFGERSNKPEFGQFSAAYWPGPPGPPSNGLACFSATMIASTTTTQGPFDTRKKMINGHSFGFHSYHPGGVETSMADGSVRFLSEDIDYVTATRLVEVDDGQVIGTL; translated from the coding sequence ATGAGATACTCCACACGCAAGCGATCGGTAAAAGCGTTTACGCTTGTAGAACTTCTTGTGGTGATTGCAATCATAGGCGTTTTAGTGGGACTCTTGCTTCCAGCAGTTCAAGCCGCACGTGAGTCTGCCCGTCGAAGTCAGTGTGCGAATAATCTGAAACAGATTGGTCTAGCATTTCAGAACCATCATTCAGCCATGAAGAGATTCCCTAATGGTTGGAAGGAAAACAATATCAACCCATCACGAGATCGATTCCCTTTTGCTTCGTGGGGCCTATTGGTTTTGCCGTACATGGAGCAGCAGGTACTATATGATCAATTTGATCTCGAGAAAAAAATCACTGATGGCACTCCCGGGGGAGTGGTGGAAAACATCGATTTGGTTGGCATCCCTTTGGAGGTTTACCGTTGTCCTTCCGATTACAGTCCCCCCTATGAAGAATGGGAGGGGCAAGGCAACTACTTTCCCGACATCCCTGCCTTAGCAGTTTCTAACTATGTTGGAAGTGGGACCACCTGTCCTCCCTGCCTTTTCGGACAATACGAGAAAGGACAAACCTCTCCTTTTCAGTGCCCAAATGGTCCGACAGGGGTTCTCTATCGCAATAGTGAGACCAGTGTGGGTGATATTCTCGATGGTACGAGCAACACTTTTCTATTCGGCGAGCGTTCCAACAAACCTGAATTCGGACAGTTCTCTGCAGCTTATTGGCCGGGTCCACCTGGACCTCCAAGCAACGGACTTGCTTGTTTTTCTGCGACGATGATAGCGTCGACGACTACCACCCAAGGCCCCTTCGACACCCGAAAAAAGATGATCAATGGCCATTCGTTCGGTTTCCATAGTTATCATCCGGGTGGCGTAGAGACTTCGATGGCTGATGGTTCTGTGCGTTTTCTTAGTGAAGATATCGACTATGTGACTGCTACAAGGCTCGTAGAGGTCGATGACGGACAAGTGATCGGAACATTGTGA
- a CDS encoding GntR family transcriptional regulator, with amino-acid sequence MKKAAVKANVRSSFSPHRYPRVQEIVDPGSDDLQLLSDKVGEKILTEIIRGKIPAGSELSSTLLAEQFGVSRTPLARALSQLIADGILIQRTKQPAIVNPAAADWMTQTRSLRRLLEPEAAFLSCGNIPEDVFDDLWTLSHEAAPLPDRNWIPAAAFFDAALHLSIAEFCQNLPFKVAIRKCWSYKKLAYELSDKSSVRFGQEYVEHLEILQALAEEDAKSARKLMEEHLRTT; translated from the coding sequence ATGAAAAAGGCGGCCGTAAAAGCGAACGTTCGTAGCTCATTCAGTCCTCATCGTTATCCTCGAGTACAAGAAATTGTCGACCCGGGCAGCGACGACTTGCAGTTGCTTTCCGACAAAGTCGGTGAAAAGATTCTGACGGAAATCATTCGAGGCAAGATTCCGGCTGGATCGGAACTCAGTAGTACGTTGTTGGCTGAGCAGTTTGGTGTTAGCCGTACACCACTGGCTCGAGCATTATCTCAACTAATCGCTGATGGAATTCTTATCCAACGTACAAAGCAACCGGCCATCGTTAATCCTGCAGCGGCAGATTGGATGACTCAAACTCGGTCGCTGAGGCGGCTTCTCGAACCGGAGGCCGCCTTCTTATCATGTGGAAATATCCCAGAGGATGTTTTCGATGACCTGTGGACTCTCAGTCACGAAGCTGCCCCACTGCCCGATCGAAACTGGATTCCCGCGGCGGCTTTTTTCGATGCGGCCCTTCATCTTTCCATCGCAGAGTTTTGCCAGAACCTGCCTTTCAAAGTCGCGATTCGTAAGTGTTGGTCCTATAAGAAACTCGCTTATGAGCTCTCTGACAAGTCCTCCGTTAGATTTGGTCAGGAATATGTGGAACATCTCGAAATTCTTCAGGCTTTAGCAGAAGAAGATGCAAAGAGTGCCCGTAAGCTAATGGAAGAACATTTGCGCACAACTTGA
- a CDS encoding PEP-CTERM sorting domain-containing protein (PEP-CTERM proteins occur, often in large numbers, in the proteomes of bacteria that also encode an exosortase, a predicted intramembrane cysteine proteinase. The presence of a PEP-CTERM domain at a protein's C-terminus predicts cleavage within the sorting domain, followed by covalent anchoring to some some component of the (usually Gram-negative) cell surface. Many PEP-CTERM proteins exhibit an unusual sequence composition that includes large numbers of potential glycosylation sites. Expression of one such protein has been shown restore the ability of a bacterium to form floc, a type of biofilm.) produces MMKSILFSAGVATAICFLSADTAKANRVANGDFEDGLNGWTFTGDGVTDTASLSSDTPSGAGMSADLNINGPNGLPWLQQDIDVSGLTGLDLTFSASVKELRPASPDDAWIAGQVWMLPNSGSGLILSSVALFYSSPDWFEQTTNITVPAGANVARVLFTPQNPSFLAGNGQYLIDDVSLVVPEPSTCILAMLSIGGLLIRRKC; encoded by the coding sequence ATGATGAAATCAATCTTGTTTTCTGCTGGTGTGGCTACTGCCATTTGCTTTTTGTCAGCTGACACTGCTAAGGCAAATCGAGTTGCCAATGGGGATTTTGAAGATGGACTCAATGGTTGGACGTTTACAGGCGATGGAGTAACCGATACCGCATCACTTTCTTCCGATACGCCAAGTGGAGCGGGCATGTCCGCCGATCTCAACATAAATGGCCCCAACGGACTTCCTTGGCTTCAACAGGATATTGATGTCTCTGGACTTACCGGATTGGATCTCACTTTCAGCGCATCTGTTAAAGAGCTACGTCCTGCGTCCCCAGACGATGCATGGATTGCAGGGCAGGTTTGGATGTTGCCGAATTCTGGTTCGGGTCTGATTCTGAGTTCTGTAGCTTTGTTTTATTCTAGTCCCGATTGGTTTGAGCAGACGACCAATATAACAGTTCCTGCTGGAGCCAATGTCGCGAGGGTCCTATTCACTCCGCAGAACCCTTCTTTCTTGGCAGGAAATGGTCAATATCTAATCGATGATGTTAGTCTGGTCGTTCCTGAGCCAAGCACTTGTATTTTAGCAATGCTCTCAATTGGTGGACTCCTTATCCGGCGGAAATGCTGA
- a CDS encoding Gfo/Idh/MocA family protein produces the protein MQNVSLAIVGAGEFGRRYVQSLQELSGIDIRWICDHSAEKAQSVADGLSDTRITTDLTEVCADKALDAVIVVTPENAHRVVAEQALQAGKHVIVEKPLATTAEDAQALVDAAKSSGKLLMTAFLLRFDYRYARLQQQLTEIGTVRNVYAYRNFDRSLFALYSRTHSFLENAIHDIDLVLWYVQSRVKKAHGFCRNTLGRENPDVNWGVLEFENDAIAVVQTSWLYPPQAHERLQWNTGVQVMGDQGVLEVRFDSDGFRASTENAGQLVLDQTGWATIHDEPRGAFGAMLRHFIKCLRGESEYCGTTPEEAMESLRVATMLAEDSSSKSDST, from the coding sequence ATGCAAAACGTATCACTTGCTATCGTGGGGGCGGGAGAGTTTGGCAGACGATATGTTCAGTCGCTCCAAGAGTTGTCAGGCATTGATATTCGCTGGATCTGTGATCATAGCGCAGAAAAGGCGCAATCCGTTGCAGACGGCTTGTCTGATACGCGAATCACGACTGATCTAACAGAGGTTTGCGCAGACAAAGCCCTAGATGCAGTAATTGTGGTTACCCCAGAAAATGCTCATCGTGTCGTAGCTGAACAGGCACTTCAAGCTGGTAAGCACGTTATTGTCGAAAAACCTTTGGCGACGACTGCGGAAGACGCACAAGCGTTGGTCGATGCGGCCAAATCTTCTGGCAAGCTGTTGATGACCGCGTTTCTTTTGAGATTCGACTATCGTTACGCCCGCTTACAACAGCAACTTACAGAGATCGGAACGGTTCGCAATGTTTATGCTTACCGCAATTTCGATCGCAGCTTGTTCGCACTCTATAGTCGAACTCACAGCTTTCTTGAGAATGCGATCCATGACATTGACCTCGTTCTCTGGTATGTCCAGAGTCGAGTCAAAAAGGCGCATGGATTTTGCCGCAATACGCTAGGCCGGGAAAACCCTGATGTCAATTGGGGGGTCTTGGAGTTCGAAAACGACGCCATTGCGGTCGTACAAACCTCCTGGCTCTACCCACCTCAAGCTCATGAACGTCTCCAATGGAATACGGGGGTCCAAGTCATGGGGGACCAAGGGGTTCTCGAAGTTCGCTTCGACAGTGATGGCTTTCGAGCAAGTACAGAAAACGCCGGGCAGCTTGTCCTCGACCAAACCGGATGGGCTACGATTCATGATGAGCCACGAGGTGCGTTCGGAGCCATGCTAAGACACTTCATCAAGTGCCTTCGAGGAGAATCGGAGTATTGTGGCACCACCCCTGAAGAAGCTATGGAATCTCTACGTGTAGCAACGATGCTAGCCGAAGACTCGTCGAGTAAAAGTGATTCGACTTGA